One stretch of Anaerolineae bacterium DNA includes these proteins:
- a CDS encoding DUF87 domain-containing protein, which produces MPFIEAPTTFYLGRRYDPRAQKVLDEIVYYDSRDLTTHAVVLGMTGSGKTGLCIDLLEEAALDNIPSIIIDPKGDITNLLLTFPDLRPADFAPWVNLDDARRAGKEIDDYAAEVATRWRKGLADWHIVPDRVKWLKHAADFSIYTPGSDSGLPVSILDAMQAPREGWAGYEEAHRERISGMVTALLALVGRQVEPVKDREHVLIANIFEHAWRQGQGLTLEDVIIQVQQPPFQKLGVFDVDTFFPEKERFKLAMELNHIIAAPSFQSWLTGEPLDVRSLLFTAEGKPRVSVFYIAHLNDAERQFIITLLLENVLAWLRTLSGTTSLRALLYIDEVFGMFPPHPYNPPTKEPILRLLKQARAFGLGLILATQNPGDLDYKGLANAGTWFIGKLQTENDQKKVMTGLEALASVRADYTVRQVGDLIEQLAPRIFLMHNVHEENGPLLFHTRWAMSYLRGPLTRQQISTLMAAKRAKLRQRAIPLPGSGGYMPPTQGATAPVTSARPGITPPPASLPETEPLAAPPPSLPETEPLSITPPPTILPEQDLPPGVAARPETLPGSGGADLTQPIGRTQASRPAIPAGASGGAPVLPSSIAQYFLPGTIPARTALANWERQFGFLAQQTGVTTLVYRPFLLAQASVRYLDRRTGVNTVRQVAYHVPDVPRMGLIHWEQHVAAPVDPTTLAQTPAAQAIFAALPPALTDEKRLRELQNEVVEQIFHTASLVVLYSPTLKVFSDPDASRRDFRVMLQALVRERRDEEVDRVTAQYAARLDRLEERLQREVRELEADRADLADRKREQLFTAGEAALSLFRGRTTYTLSRYSRTQRYSRQAEVDLRESEQEIATLEDQIEQTTREMEAALRAVNDKWARVAAEAEEYRITPFKKNIYLELFGVGWMPFWQTVVNGQAVLLPANPIAVQNQL; this is translated from the coding sequence ATCGACCTGCTGGAAGAGGCAGCGCTGGATAACATCCCGTCAATCATCATCGATCCCAAAGGCGACATCACCAACCTGCTGCTGACCTTCCCCGACCTGCGCCCGGCTGATTTTGCGCCCTGGGTTAATCTGGATGACGCCCGGCGGGCGGGCAAAGAGATCGACGACTACGCGGCGGAGGTGGCCACCCGCTGGCGCAAGGGTCTGGCGGACTGGCACATCGTCCCCGACCGGGTGAAATGGCTCAAGCACGCCGCCGACTTTAGCATCTACACCCCCGGCTCGGATTCCGGGCTGCCGGTGAGCATCCTCGATGCCATGCAGGCCCCCCGCGAGGGCTGGGCCGGCTACGAGGAAGCGCACCGCGAGCGCATCTCCGGGATGGTCACCGCCCTGCTGGCCCTGGTGGGCCGCCAGGTGGAACCGGTCAAAGACCGTGAGCACGTCCTGATCGCCAACATCTTTGAACACGCCTGGCGGCAGGGCCAGGGCCTGACCCTGGAAGACGTGATCATCCAGGTGCAGCAGCCGCCTTTCCAGAAGCTGGGCGTCTTTGATGTCGATACCTTCTTCCCGGAAAAAGAGCGCTTCAAGCTGGCGATGGAGCTGAACCACATCATCGCCGCGCCATCCTTCCAGTCGTGGCTGACCGGCGAGCCGCTGGATGTCCGGAGCCTGCTCTTCACTGCCGAAGGCAAGCCGCGGGTCAGCGTGTTCTATATCGCTCACCTCAACGATGCCGAGCGCCAGTTTATCATCACCCTGTTACTGGAGAATGTCCTGGCCTGGCTGCGGACGCTCTCCGGCACGACCAGCCTGCGCGCCCTGCTGTACATCGATGAGGTGTTCGGCATGTTCCCGCCGCACCCCTATAACCCGCCAACCAAGGAGCCGATCCTGCGTTTACTCAAGCAGGCGCGCGCCTTTGGGCTGGGCCTGATCCTGGCTACACAGAACCCTGGCGATCTGGACTATAAAGGGCTGGCCAACGCCGGAACCTGGTTCATCGGCAAGCTGCAGACCGAGAATGACCAGAAGAAAGTCATGACCGGCCTGGAAGCGCTGGCCAGTGTGCGGGCCGATTATACCGTCCGACAGGTGGGCGATCTGATCGAGCAGCTGGCTCCCCGCATCTTCCTGATGCACAACGTCCACGAGGAAAATGGGCCGCTGCTGTTCCACACCCGCTGGGCGATGAGCTACCTGCGCGGGCCGCTGACCCGTCAGCAAATCAGCACGCTGATGGCAGCCAAGCGGGCAAAGCTGCGCCAGCGGGCGATACCTTTGCCCGGCAGTGGCGGCTACATGCCCCCCACCCAGGGAGCCACCGCGCCGGTGACTTCCGCCCGACCCGGCATCACCCCGCCGCCAGCCAGCTTGCCGGAGACTGAGCCGCTGGCCGCGCCGCCGCCGAGCCTGCCGGAAACGGAACCGCTCAGTATAACTCCGCCGCCTACGATCCTCCCGGAACAGGATCTGCCGCCCGGCGTCGCGGCACGCCCGGAGACTCTGCCGGGCAGCGGGGGCGCCGATCTGACCCAGCCGATCGGGCGCACTCAGGCGTCACGTCCGGCAATTCCGGCGGGTGCATCCGGCGGGGCGCCGGTGCTGCCCTCTAGCATCGCCCAGTACTTCCTGCCGGGGACGATCCCGGCCCGCACGGCACTGGCCAACTGGGAGCGCCAGTTCGGTTTTCTGGCCCAGCAAACCGGGGTGACAACCCTGGTGTACCGTCCCTTCCTGCTGGCTCAGGCGTCGGTGCGCTACCTGGATCGGCGGACCGGCGTCAACACGGTGCGCCAGGTGGCCTACCACGTCCCGGATGTGCCCCGGATGGGGCTGATTCACTGGGAGCAGCATGTCGCCGCGCCGGTCGACCCGACTACGCTGGCCCAGACGCCCGCCGCCCAGGCCATCTTTGCAGCCCTGCCGCCCGCCCTGACCGATGAAAAGCGCCTGCGGGAATTGCAGAACGAAGTGGTCGAGCAAATCTTCCATACAGCGTCGCTGGTCGTCCTCTATAGCCCGACGCTCAAGGTCTTCAGCGACCCGGACGCCAGCCGCCGCGACTTCCGGGTGATGTTGCAGGCGCTGGTGCGCGAGCGACGCGACGAAGAGGTTGACCGGGTGACGGCGCAGTACGCGGCGAGGTTAGATCGGCTGGAGGAGCGCCTGCAACGGGAGGTGCGCGAGCTGGAAGCCGACCGCGCTGATTTGGCCGATCGCAAGCGCGAACAACTCTTCACCGCCGGCGAGGCCGCGCTCAGCCTGTTCCGCGGGCGGACGACCTACACGCTCAGCCGCTACAGCCGGACGCAGCGTTACAGCCGCCAGGCAGAAGTCGACCTGCGCGAATCGGAGCAAGAGATCGCCACCCTGGAAGATCAGATCGAGCAAACCACGCGGGAGATGGAGGCCGCCCTGCGCGCTGTCAACGATAAGTGGGCGCGGGTGGCCGCTGAAGCGGAGGAATACCGTATCACGCCTTTCAAGAAGAACATCTATCTGGAACTGTTTGGGGTTGGCTGGATGCCATTCTGGCAGACGGTCGTCAACGGGCAGGCGGTCCTGTTGCCCGCCAACCCGATCGCGGTGCAGAATCAGCTGTAA
- a CDS encoding FHA domain-containing protein has translation MDAMIPDEPQALAKVTWHDQATGELHCYVLLEGATASIGRSRNNDICVAERHVSRRHAVITYRSGIFMIADLGSANGTFVNDQRIDSPYPLASGDVIRLFVPELLFSAMVTAEEQQHATRSGMLIRPPHGLDRPYLVVTAGPQEGEEFVLDQATLVVGRAAPGTPCDIILKDRSVSRPHARLERLPDGSGWGVIDLDSANGTWINGQRIRPEVCCPLKHGDVLAFGSTLLLFRLG, from the coding sequence GTGGACGCCATGATCCCGGATGAGCCTCAGGCGCTGGCCAAGGTCACCTGGCATGATCAGGCCACCGGTGAACTGCATTGCTATGTCCTGCTGGAAGGCGCTACCGCTAGCATTGGCCGTTCCCGCAACAACGATATCTGCGTAGCTGAGCGGCATGTCTCCCGCCGCCATGCCGTGATTACCTACCGCAGCGGCATTTTTATGATCGCCGATCTGGGCAGCGCCAACGGCACCTTTGTCAACGACCAGCGCATAGACAGCCCTTATCCGCTGGCCAGCGGCGATGTCATCCGTCTGTTTGTCCCAGAGCTATTGTTTTCCGCCATGGTGACTGCTGAGGAACAGCAGCACGCCACGCGCAGCGGGATGTTGATCCGCCCACCGCACGGCCTGGATCGACCGTACCTGGTAGTCACCGCCGGCCCCCAGGAGGGGGAGGAATTCGTGCTGGATCAGGCGACGCTGGTCGTCGGGCGGGCAGCGCCCGGCACCCCCTGCGATATCATCCTCAAAGATCGCTCGGTATCGCGGCCTCACGCCCGGTTGGAGCGCCTGCCGGATGGCAGCGGCTGGGGGGTGATCGATCTCGATAGCGCCAATGGCACGTGGATCAACGGCCAGCGCATCCGCCCGGAGGTGTGTTGCCCGCTCAAGCACGGCGATGTGCTGGCTTTCGGCTCGACGTTGCTACTCTTTCGGCTGGGCTAA
- the maf gene encoding septum formation protein Maf encodes MTHPPGIPPLVLASVSPRRRELLAAFGLPFQIIASGIPEDLPPDLDVESGVRWLARLKAETVAETLAEGLVIGADTIVVVDGLALGKPRDTADACRMLRLLRGRPHRVISGVAVFDAASRRSGAASAVTTTVYMRDYSDREIEAYALSGEPLDKAGSYAIQGQGGALVERIEGCYNNVVGFPLCEVAALLEGFAVMPDGAGPICTTPAGEPCPRLPR; translated from the coding sequence ATGACCCACCCGCCCGGTATTCCCCCGCTGGTTCTGGCCTCGGTGTCGCCGCGTCGCCGGGAGTTATTGGCTGCCTTTGGCCTGCCCTTTCAGATTATCGCCAGCGGCATCCCGGAAGATTTGCCGCCTGACCTGGACGTGGAGAGCGGCGTTCGCTGGCTGGCCCGCCTGAAAGCGGAAACAGTGGCCGAGACACTGGCCGAAGGGCTGGTCATCGGCGCGGATACGATCGTTGTGGTCGACGGGCTGGCGCTGGGCAAGCCGCGCGACACCGCCGATGCCTGCCGCATGCTGCGCCTGTTGCGTGGCCGACCGCACCGCGTGATCAGCGGCGTGGCCGTCTTTGATGCCGCCAGTCGTCGCAGCGGGGCGGCCAGCGCGGTGACGACGACCGTCTACATGCGCGATTATTCCGACCGCGAGATCGAAGCTTACGCCCTCAGCGGCGAGCCGCTGGATAAAGCCGGCAGCTACGCCATCCAGGGCCAGGGCGGGGCGCTGGTGGAGCGCATCGAGGGCTGCTACAACAACGTGGTGGGTTTCCCCCTGTGTGAGGTGGCGGCTTTGCTGGAAGGCTTTGCCGTCATGCCGGATGGCGCCGGGCCGATCTGCACCACACCCGCCGGGGAACCATGCCCGCGCCTGCCGCGCTGA
- a CDS encoding pentapeptide repeat-containing protein: MARRNSSLVMTVLIEAARIGAIVLILDRLVQRRETIYHRKTTLIAKMGSRVKEVALEAVEQVRAAGWLTDGSLQDADFAEAHLSGAMFDGADLRRVSFVQTRLRGAVFAWADLRGAVLRGAVLKDASFIVANLEGASLSEADLRGAVFRGAQMTGAHLRLANLYSAMLDGAELRNGQMKMAFLRRADLSRADLRGADLYRADLREADLTGARLEGADLRGADLTGADLSAAQFDPTTILPDGSAWSAEVDLGRFTRADHPDYWRYVRPPDWPAAVIEQQRAQFFERYEQEAQEA, from the coding sequence GTGGCAAGGCGAAACAGCTCCCTGGTGATGACGGTGCTCATCGAGGCCGCGCGCATCGGCGCGATTGTGCTGATCCTGGATCGTCTGGTACAGCGACGGGAGACGATCTACCACCGCAAGACGACGTTGATCGCCAAGATGGGATCGCGGGTCAAGGAGGTGGCCCTGGAAGCTGTCGAACAGGTCCGGGCCGCCGGCTGGCTGACTGACGGCTCCCTGCAGGATGCCGACTTTGCCGAAGCGCACCTGAGCGGAGCCATGTTCGATGGGGCCGACCTCCGGCGGGTGAGCTTCGTGCAGACGCGCCTGCGCGGGGCGGTCTTCGCCTGGGCCGATCTGCGCGGCGCGGTGCTGCGCGGCGCAGTGCTCAAGGATGCCAGCTTTATCGTGGCTAACCTGGAAGGGGCCAGCCTCTCGGAGGCTGACCTGCGCGGTGCGGTCTTTCGCGGGGCACAGATGACCGGCGCGCACCTGCGCCTGGCCAATCTGTATAGCGCCATGCTGGATGGGGCTGAGCTACGCAACGGCCAGATGAAGATGGCTTTCCTCCGCCGCGCCGACCTCAGCCGGGCCGACCTGCGCGGAGCCGATCTCTACCGGGCCGACCTGCGGGAGGCAGACCTGACCGGCGCCAGGCTGGAAGGGGCCGACCTGCGTGGCGCTGACCTGACCGGCGCCGACCTTAGTGCTGCTCAGTTTGACCCTACCACCATCCTCCCTGATGGAAGCGCCTGGAGCGCGGAAGTCGACCTGGGCCGTTTTACCCGCGCCGATCATCCGGACTACTGGCGCTATGTCCGGCCCCCGGATTGGCCCGCCGCCGTCATTGAGCAGCAGCGCGCCCAGTTCTTTGAGCGGTACGAACAGGAAGCCCAGGAGGCCTGA
- a CDS encoding glycosyltransferase: MSVQPSNIPAVALIMTVVNEGASMRAVLESIAAQTRQPDAIVIVDGGSTDDTLAILHEYAARLPLTVIERPGCNISAGRNAAIAAVDDAAAIIAVTDAGTRLPADWLERITAPFVDPAVQAVAGFFHADPYTPFEVAMGAAVLPLADEIDPARFLPSSRSVAFRREAWAAVGGYPEWLDYCEDLIFDLNLTALYGPFAWAPQACVAFRPRSNLRAFWRQYYRYARGDGKADLWRKRHAVRYATYLVGVPLILALGLAWGPLWWGAYLLGGAVYLRGAYRRLPAVWRYYRGARPPSWRDRLAAWLLIPIIRVVGDLAKMAGYPTGWRWRLAHRPPSWRVRPESAA; this comes from the coding sequence ATGTCTGTTCAGCCCTCGAACATCCCTGCTGTTGCTCTGATCATGACCGTTGTCAACGAAGGCGCGTCGATGCGCGCCGTGCTGGAGTCAATCGCTGCGCAGACGCGCCAGCCCGATGCGATCGTGATCGTGGACGGTGGCTCTACCGACGATACGCTAGCCATCCTGCACGAATATGCCGCCCGCCTACCGCTGACCGTGATCGAGCGGCCCGGCTGTAACATTTCTGCCGGGCGCAACGCGGCGATCGCCGCCGTCGACGATGCGGCGGCTATCATTGCTGTCACCGACGCCGGGACGCGCCTGCCCGCTGACTGGCTGGAGCGCATCACCGCGCCGTTCGTCGATCCGGCTGTGCAGGCCGTCGCCGGGTTCTTCCATGCCGACCCATACACGCCGTTTGAGGTGGCGATGGGCGCAGCGGTTCTGCCGCTGGCGGATGAGATTGACCCGGCCCGCTTTTTGCCCTCCAGCCGCAGCGTGGCCTTCCGCCGGGAAGCCTGGGCTGCCGTTGGTGGCTACCCTGAATGGCTGGATTACTGCGAAGACCTGATCTTCGATCTCAACCTGACGGCACTATACGGCCCCTTTGCCTGGGCGCCGCAGGCCTGTGTGGCCTTCCGACCACGCAGCAACCTGCGGGCTTTCTGGCGGCAGTACTATCGCTACGCCCGCGGTGACGGCAAGGCCGATCTGTGGCGCAAGCGGCATGCTGTCCGCTACGCGACGTATCTGGTCGGCGTCCCGCTGATACTGGCGCTGGGGTTGGCCTGGGGGCCGCTGTGGTGGGGGGCGTACCTGCTGGGCGGTGCGGTCTACCTGCGGGGGGCCTACCGCCGCCTGCCAGCGGTGTGGAGGTACTACCGGGGCGCTCGCCCGCCTTCATGGCGCGACCGGCTGGCTGCCTGGCTGCTGATCCCGATCATCCGTGTCGTGGGCGATCTGGCCAAGATGGCCGGTTACCCGACTGGCTGGCGCTGGCGGCTGGCCCATCGCCCGCCGTCCTGGCGTGTGCGACCTGAATCCGCCGCTTGA
- a CDS encoding class I SAM-dependent RNA methyltransferase: MPADLIELDLTDAVYGGKAMGRYRGRPIFVPYAIPGERITARIVEDRRSYANAEGVELLIASPDRVRPECPHFGPGRCGGCHLQHMNYPSQLRYKRAVVIDQLRRLGGVERADRLVGDTIPSPEPWGYRARATFHVAPDGRLGFVSTDPARIEPIEWCYILHPRAMALLESLDLDTTGIQQIEVRAGSDGRDMLILRTVDDAAPALEADTPVSVNLLLSDNEPVNLIGDSHTRYRVKGRDFRVTAGGFFQVNLDIAGTLVDLVLERLDLHGGEAVLDLYAGVGLFSAFIAERAALVAAVESYPPAVTDADENLAAFDNVDLFEGGVEPVLWGLIEAGEGPFEAAVADPPRAGLDEDIPETLAELGVANLVYVSCDPATLARDIKRLARRGYALQHVQPVDMFPQTYHIECVAHFLRRPG; this comes from the coding sequence ATGCCCGCAGACCTGATTGAGCTTGACCTGACCGACGCCGTTTACGGTGGCAAGGCGATGGGCCGCTACCGGGGCCGCCCGATCTTTGTCCCCTATGCTATCCCCGGCGAGCGCATCACCGCCCGCATCGTGGAAGATCGGCGCAGTTACGCCAACGCCGAAGGCGTTGAGTTACTGATCGCCTCGCCGGATCGCGTCCGCCCGGAGTGCCCGCACTTCGGGCCGGGGCGTTGCGGCGGCTGCCACCTGCAGCATATGAACTATCCGTCCCAGCTCCGTTACAAACGCGCCGTGGTCATCGACCAGCTCAGGCGGCTGGGCGGGGTGGAGCGGGCCGACCGGTTGGTCGGCGACACGATCCCCAGCCCGGAGCCGTGGGGCTATCGGGCGCGGGCAACGTTCCATGTGGCTCCGGATGGACGGCTGGGCTTTGTCAGCACCGATCCGGCGCGCATTGAGCCGATCGAGTGGTGCTATATCCTTCACCCGCGGGCGATGGCCCTGCTGGAATCGCTCGACCTAGACACGACCGGCATCCAGCAGATTGAAGTCCGCGCCGGGAGCGATGGCCGCGATATGCTGATCCTGCGGACGGTAGATGACGCCGCTCCCGCGTTGGAAGCGGACACACCGGTCAGCGTCAACCTGCTGCTCAGCGACAACGAGCCGGTCAACCTGATCGGGGACTCACACACGCGCTACCGGGTCAAGGGCCGCGACTTTCGCGTCACGGCGGGCGGCTTCTTCCAGGTCAATCTGGATATCGCCGGGACGCTGGTCGACCTCGTTCTGGAGCGGCTTGACCTGCACGGCGGTGAAGCGGTGCTGGACCTGTACGCCGGGGTTGGCCTGTTCAGCGCCTTCATCGCCGAACGGGCCGCCCTGGTAGCGGCGGTGGAAAGCTACCCCCCGGCGGTGACCGACGCCGACGAAAACCTGGCCGCGTTCGATAATGTCGACCTGTTCGAGGGCGGCGTGGAGCCGGTGCTGTGGGGCCTGATTGAAGCGGGCGAGGGGCCGTTTGAGGCTGCAGTCGCCGATCCGCCCCGCGCCGGTCTGGATGAGGACATACCGGAGACACTGGCCGAACTGGGGGTGGCTAATCTGGTTTATGTGAGCTGCGACCCGGCTACGCTGGCCCGCGACATTAAGCGCCTGGCGCGGCGCGGCTACGCGCTGCAACACGTTCAACCGGTTGATATGTTCCCCCAGACTTATCACATTGAATGTGTGGCCCATTTCCTGCGACGGCCCGGCTGA
- a CDS encoding inositol monophosphatase has translation MLQTIRDTAENIARQAGALLLDYAARGFDVDSKTTSINLVTEADKAAEALITAAIRAAFPDHAITGEEGAGYDGTGTAEAPFRWYVDPLDGTTNFAHRLPIYAVNLSVVDADGEPIVGLTYDPSRDECFSAIRGQGATLNGRPIHVSTTPDLLGALLTSGFPYDRHTARDNNWAEWGAFLRRAQGVRCTGSAALDMAYVACGRFDGYWERGPQPWDFLAGILMIREAGGQVTTYNGRTDGLYTGHEILASNGLIHQALVEVLEEAQAALRASGS, from the coding sequence ATGCTTCAGACGATACGCGATACAGCGGAAAACATCGCCCGGCAGGCCGGCGCGCTCCTGCTGGATTACGCTGCCAGGGGCTTCGACGTTGATTCCAAGACGACGAGCATCAACCTGGTGACGGAAGCTGATAAGGCTGCTGAGGCGCTGATCACCGCGGCCATCCGCGCGGCCTTCCCCGATCATGCCATCACTGGTGAGGAGGGCGCCGGCTATGACGGGACTGGAACGGCGGAGGCGCCCTTCCGTTGGTACGTCGATCCCCTGGACGGCACGACCAACTTCGCCCACCGCCTGCCGATCTACGCGGTCAACCTGTCGGTTGTGGACGCCGATGGCGAGCCGATCGTCGGCCTGACCTACGATCCCAGCCGCGATGAGTGCTTCTCCGCCATTCGCGGCCAGGGCGCGACACTTAATGGCCGGCCGATCCATGTTTCAACCACGCCTGATCTGCTTGGCGCACTGTTGACTTCCGGCTTCCCCTATGACCGGCACACCGCGCGGGACAACAACTGGGCGGAATGGGGAGCGTTTCTGCGGCGGGCGCAGGGCGTGCGTTGCACCGGCTCGGCGGCGCTGGATATGGCCTATGTGGCCTGCGGGCGATTTGACGGCTACTGGGAGCGCGGGCCGCAACCGTGGGATTTCCTGGCCGGTATCCTGATGATTCGCGAGGCGGGCGGCCAGGTTACCACCTACAACGGTCGGACCGATGGGCTGTACACCGGCCATGAAATCCTGGCCAGCAACGGCCTCATTCACCAGGCACTGGTCGAGGTGCTGGAGGAAGCGCAGGCGGCGCTGCGGGCGTCAGGTTCCTGA